From Pseudomonas fluorescens, one genomic window encodes:
- the ribF gene encoding bifunctional riboflavin kinase/FAD synthetase: MQLVRGLHNLRPQHRGCVATIGNFDGVHRGHQAILGRLRERALELGVPSCVVIFEPQPREFFAPDTAPARLARLRDKLQLLADEGVDRVLCLAFNQRLSKLSASEFVDTILVDGLGVKHLEVGDDFRFGCDRLGDFDFLLQAGQVHGFTVEAAQTVELDGIRVSSTQVRNALAAADFALAERLLGRPYRIAGRVLHGQKLARQLGTPTANIQLKRRRVPFTGVYLVDVQIDGKTWPGVANIGVRPTVQGDGKAHLEVHLLDFAGDLYDRRLTVVFHQKLREEQRFASLEALKTAINADVAAARALAAPSANR; this comes from the coding sequence ATGCAGCTGGTTCGAGGCCTCCACAATCTGCGCCCCCAGCATCGGGGCTGCGTCGCCACTATTGGCAACTTTGACGGTGTTCACCGTGGTCACCAGGCTATCCTGGGTCGGCTGCGTGAACGTGCGCTTGAGTTGGGCGTACCCAGCTGCGTGGTGATTTTCGAACCGCAGCCGCGGGAATTCTTTGCCCCCGACACTGCACCGGCACGCCTGGCCCGGTTGCGCGACAAATTGCAGTTGCTGGCAGACGAGGGGGTCGACCGGGTGTTGTGCCTGGCGTTCAATCAACGCCTGAGCAAGCTGAGCGCGAGTGAGTTCGTCGACACCATTCTGGTGGACGGCCTCGGCGTCAAGCACCTGGAGGTCGGTGACGACTTCCGCTTCGGCTGCGACCGATTGGGCGATTTCGATTTCCTGCTGCAGGCCGGTCAGGTTCACGGTTTCACCGTTGAAGCGGCGCAAACCGTCGAACTGGACGGTATTCGAGTCAGCAGCACCCAGGTGCGTAACGCCTTGGCCGCTGCCGACTTTGCCTTGGCTGAACGCCTGCTTGGGCGCCCGTACCGAATCGCCGGGCGTGTGCTGCATGGGCAGAAACTGGCCCGGCAGCTGGGTACACCCACTGCCAATATTCAACTCAAGCGTCGTCGCGTGCCGTTCACCGGGGTTTACCTGGTCGATGTGCAGATCGACGGCAAGACCTGGCCCGGCGTCGCCAATATCGGCGTACGGCCTACGGTCCAAGGTGATGGCAAGGCCCACCTTGAAGTTCATCTTCTAGATTTTGCCGGCGATCTGTATGACCGGCGTTTGACGGTGGTTTTCCACCAGAAGCTGCGCGAAGAGCAGCGTTTTGCCTCTCTGGAGGCACTGAAAACGGCGATCAACGCGGATGTCGCCGCCGCCCGTGCATTAGCCGCACCTAGCGCCAATCGCTAA
- the murJ gene encoding murein biosynthesis integral membrane protein MurJ has translation MNLLKSLAAVSSITMISRVLGFVRDTLVARIFGAGMATDAFFIAFKLPNLLRRIFAEGAFSQAFVPILAEYKNQQGEEATRTFVAYVSGLLTLVLALVTVLGMIAAPWVIWATAPGFTTTPEKFELTSSLLRVTFPYILLISLSSLAGAILNTYNRFSVPAFVPTLLNVSMIIFALFLTPYFDPPVMALGWAVLAGGLAQLLYQLPHLKKIGMLVLPRLNLRDTGVWRVMKQMLPAILGVSVSQISLIINTIFASFLVAGSVSWMYYADRLMELPSGVLGVALGTILLPTLAKTYANQDRHEYSRILDWGLRLCFVLVLPCALALGILAEPLTVSLFQYGQFSAFDASMTQRALVAYSVGLLGIILIKVLAPGFYAQQNIRTPVKIAIFTLVVTQLFNLALIGPFKHAGLALAISAGACLNAGLLFYQLRKQKMYQPQPGWAVFGFKLVLAVAVMSAVLLGLMHFMPPWSDGHMLERFLRLGLLVAAGIVAYFGMLAALGFRLRDFNRKALS, from the coding sequence ATGAATCTGCTCAAGTCGTTGGCCGCCGTCAGCTCTATCACGATGATTTCCCGGGTTCTGGGATTTGTCCGTGACACCCTTGTCGCCCGCATCTTTGGCGCCGGCATGGCCACGGACGCTTTCTTCATTGCCTTCAAGCTGCCCAATCTGCTGCGGCGGATCTTTGCCGAGGGCGCTTTTTCCCAAGCATTTGTCCCGATCCTGGCTGAATATAAAAACCAGCAGGGCGAGGAGGCGACGCGCACTTTCGTTGCCTATGTGTCGGGGTTGCTCACCCTGGTGCTGGCGCTGGTCACCGTGCTGGGGATGATCGCGGCGCCCTGGGTGATCTGGGCTACTGCGCCCGGCTTTACCACGACCCCGGAGAAATTCGAGCTGACCTCGAGTCTGTTGCGGGTGACCTTTCCTTATATATTGCTTATTTCGCTGTCATCGCTGGCCGGGGCGATCCTCAATACCTACAACCGCTTTTCGGTGCCCGCATTCGTGCCGACGTTGCTGAACGTCAGCATGATCATTTTTGCTCTGTTCTTGACCCCGTATTTCGATCCGCCGGTGATGGCGCTGGGTTGGGCGGTATTGGCCGGCGGCCTCGCGCAGTTGCTCTATCAACTGCCGCACTTGAAAAAGATCGGCATGCTGGTGCTGCCCCGTCTGAACCTACGTGACACCGGTGTCTGGCGGGTCATGAAGCAAATGCTGCCGGCAATCCTTGGGGTCTCGGTCAGTCAGATTTCGCTGATCATCAACACCATTTTTGCCTCGTTCCTCGTAGCGGGCTCCGTGTCCTGGATGTACTACGCAGACCGCCTGATGGAGCTGCCGTCGGGTGTGCTCGGCGTAGCGTTGGGCACCATTTTGCTGCCAACACTGGCCAAGACCTATGCCAATCAGGATCGTCACGAGTACTCGCGGATTCTCGATTGGGGTCTGCGTCTGTGCTTTGTGCTGGTGCTGCCGTGTGCGCTGGCGCTGGGAATCCTCGCCGAACCCCTGACGGTGTCGCTGTTCCAGTATGGGCAGTTCAGCGCCTTCGATGCCTCGATGACCCAGCGTGCGCTGGTGGCTTATTCAGTCGGGTTGCTGGGGATCATCCTGATCAAGGTGCTGGCTCCAGGCTTTTATGCACAACAAAACATCCGAACGCCGGTGAAAATCGCGATTTTTACCCTGGTGGTGACCCAGTTGTTCAACCTGGCCTTGATCGGCCCGTTCAAGCACGCAGGCCTGGCATTGGCCATCAGTGCGGGCGCCTGTCTGAACGCGGGCCTGTTGTTCTATCAGTTGCGTAAACAAAAGATGTATCAGCCACAACCGGGCTGGGCAGTGTTCGGCTTCAAGCTGGTACTGGCGGTCGCCGTGATGTCCGCGGTATTGCTCGGGCTGATGCACTTCATGCCACCCTGGAGCGACGGTCATATGCTTGAGCGATTCCTGCGCCTGGGTCTGCTGGTGGCTGCGGGGATCGTGGCCTATTTCGGCATGCTGGCAGCGCTCGGTTTCCGCCTGCGGGACTTCAATCGCAAGGCGCTGAGTTGA
- the rpsT gene encoding 30S ribosomal protein S20, which produces MANTPSAKKRAKQAEKRRSHNASLRSMVRTYIKNVVKAIDAKDAAKAQAAYVLAVPVIDRMADKGIIHKNKAARHKSRLNGHVKALNVAAAA; this is translated from the coding sequence GTGGCCAACACACCTTCCGCCAAAAAACGTGCAAAACAGGCTGAGAAGCGTCGCAGCCACAACGCCAGCCTGCGTTCCATGGTTCGTACCTACATCAAGAATGTAGTTAAAGCCATCGACGCCAAAGACGCTGCTAAAGCGCAAGCTGCTTACGTTCTGGCTGTGCCTGTTATCGACCGCATGGCCGATAAAGGCATCATCCACAAGAACAAAGCTGCTCGTCATAAGAGCCGCCTGAATGGCCACGTAAAGGCTCTGAACGTTGCCGCTGCTGCCTAA
- a CDS encoding CreA family protein, producing MRMASGLMGLLLALPLLASAEEIGQVSTVFKFVGPNDRIVVEAFDDPKVDGVTCYLSRAKTGGVKGGLGLAEDRAEASIACRQVGPISFKGELKDGDEVFKERTSLVFKTMQVVRFLDKKRNTLVYLVYSDRLIEGSPQNAVTAIPILPWPSAQ from the coding sequence ATGCGCATGGCAAGTGGGTTGATGGGTTTGTTGTTGGCGCTGCCGTTGCTGGCGTCGGCGGAAGAGATTGGCCAGGTGTCGACAGTGTTCAAGTTTGTCGGGCCAAACGATCGTATCGTTGTCGAGGCCTTTGATGATCCCAAGGTCGATGGGGTGACCTGCTACCTGTCGCGCGCCAAGACTGGCGGGGTGAAGGGTGGGCTGGGGTTGGCCGAGGATCGGGCGGAGGCTTCCATTGCCTGTCGTCAGGTGGGGCCAATCAGTTTCAAGGGTGAGCTCAAGGATGGGGATGAGGTGTTCAAGGAGCGCACCTCGCTGGTGTTCAAGACCATGCAGGTGGTGCGGTTCCTCGATAAGAAGCGCAACACGCTGGTGTACCTGGTCTACAGCGATCGCCTGATCGAGGGTAGTCCGCAGAATGCGGTGACGGCGATTCCGATTTTGCCGTGGCCTAGCGCCCAGTAA
- the proB gene encoding glutamate 5-kinase, producing MRSKVTGAQRWVVKIGSALLTADGKGLDRAAMGVWVEQMVALHEAGVELVLVSSGAVAAGMSRLGWTARPSAMHELQAAAAIGQMGLVQAWESSFAEHGRHTAQILLTHDDLSDRKRYLNARSTLRALVELKVIPVINENDTVVTDEIRFGDNDTLAALVANLVEADLLVILTDRDGMFDADPRNNPDAQLIYEARADDPALDAVAGGTGGALGRGGMQTKLRAARLAARSGAHTIIVGGRLERVLDRLKSGERIGTLLSPERGMLAARKQWLAGHLQTRGTLVLDAGAVSALSEGNKSLLPVGVKLVQGSFRRGEMVVCVAPDGREIARGLANYSALEAQKIIGQSSESIVGLLGYMAEPELVHRDNLILV from the coding sequence ATGCGGAGCAAGGTGACAGGTGCGCAGCGTTGGGTCGTGAAGATCGGCAGCGCTTTGCTGACGGCTGACGGCAAGGGGCTGGATCGCGCGGCGATGGGTGTCTGGGTTGAGCAGATGGTGGCCCTGCATGAGGCGGGTGTCGAGCTGGTGCTGGTGTCCTCCGGGGCGGTGGCGGCCGGCATGAGTCGCTTGGGCTGGACCGCTCGACCCAGTGCGATGCACGAACTCCAGGCGGCGGCTGCAATCGGTCAGATGGGGCTGGTGCAAGCCTGGGAGTCGAGCTTTGCCGAGCATGGTCGTCATACTGCGCAGATTCTGCTGACCCATGACGATTTGTCCGACCGTAAGCGCTACCTCAATGCCCGCAGTACCTTGCGTGCGCTGGTGGAGCTCAAGGTGATTCCGGTGATCAACGAGAATGACACTGTGGTCACGGATGAAATTCGTTTTGGCGACAACGACACCCTGGCGGCGCTGGTGGCCAACCTGGTCGAGGCTGATTTGCTGGTGATCCTCACGGATCGTGACGGCATGTTCGACGCTGATCCGCGAAACAATCCTGATGCTCAACTGATTTACGAAGCGCGTGCCGATGATCCGGCGCTGGATGCGGTTGCTGGCGGTACCGGTGGTGCGCTGGGGCGTGGCGGAATGCAGACCAAGCTGCGTGCGGCGCGGCTGGCAGCGCGTTCGGGGGCGCATACGATCATCGTCGGTGGTCGCCTGGAGCGGGTGCTGGATCGTCTGAAGTCGGGCGAGCGAATCGGTACGCTGTTGTCGCCTGAGCGCGGCATGCTGGCGGCGCGCAAGCAATGGTTGGCCGGGCATCTTCAGACCCGTGGCACCCTGGTCCTGGATGCTGGAGCGGTCTCGGCATTGTCTGAGGGTAACAAGAGTCTTCTGCCGGTCGGGGTCAAGCTGGTTCAGGGCAGCTTCCGTCGCGGTGAGATGGTGGTGTGTGTCGCGCCGGATGGACGTGAGATTGCCCGTGGCCTGGCCAACTACAGTGCGCTTGAGGCGCAGAAGATTATTGGTCAGTCCTCTGAGTCGATTGTCGGTTTGTTGGGGTACATGGCTGAGCCGGAGCTGGTTCATCGCGACAACCTGATTCTGGTCTGA
- the cgtA gene encoding Obg family GTPase CgtA, translated as MKFVDEVSIRVKAGDGGNGCMSFRREKFIENGGPNGGDGGDGGSVYMVADENLNTLVDYRYTRHFDAERGSNGGSTDCTGKKGEDLILRVPVGTTVIDSATQEVIGDLTKAGQKLMVAHGGWHGLGNTRFKSSTNRAPRQTTPGKPGEQRDLKLEMKVLADVGLLGLPNAGKSTFIRSVSAAKPKVADYPFTTLVPNLGVVSVDRWKSFVVADIPGLIEGASDGAGLGIRFLKHLSRTRLLLHLVDMAPLDETSAADAAEVIVSELTKFSPSLAERDRWLVLNKCDQILEEEHEERVKEIVERLEWTGPVYVISAIAKEGTERLTRDIMRYLEDRADRLANDPAYREELAELDQRIEDEARAQLQALDDQRALRRSGVKSVHDIGDDDWDEEDVDDEDGPEIIYVRD; from the coding sequence ATGAAGTTTGTTGATGAAGTATCCATTCGAGTAAAGGCTGGTGACGGCGGCAATGGCTGCATGAGTTTCCGTCGCGAAAAGTTCATCGAAAACGGTGGTCCAAACGGCGGTGATGGTGGTGATGGTGGTTCGGTCTACATGGTTGCCGACGAAAACCTGAACACCCTGGTCGACTATCGCTACACCCGTCACTTCGACGCCGAGCGCGGCTCGAACGGTGGCAGCACCGACTGCACCGGCAAGAAGGGCGAGGATCTGATCCTGCGCGTGCCGGTAGGTACCACGGTGATCGACTCGGCCACCCAGGAGGTCATTGGTGACCTGACCAAGGCTGGCCAGAAATTGATGGTTGCGCATGGTGGCTGGCACGGTCTGGGCAATACCCGTTTCAAATCCAGTACCAACCGTGCGCCGCGCCAGACGACGCCGGGCAAGCCGGGCGAGCAGCGTGACCTCAAGCTGGAAATGAAGGTGTTGGCAGACGTGGGTCTACTGGGCTTGCCGAACGCCGGCAAGAGTACCTTTATCCGCTCGGTGTCGGCCGCCAAGCCGAAAGTTGCCGACTACCCGTTCACCACGCTGGTGCCGAACCTCGGTGTGGTCAGTGTCGATCGCTGGAAAAGCTTCGTGGTGGCGGACATTCCGGGTCTGATCGAAGGTGCTTCCGACGGCGCCGGCCTGGGAATTCGTTTCCTCAAGCACTTGTCCCGTACCCGTCTACTGCTGCACCTCGTTGACATGGCGCCACTGGATGAAACCAGTGCTGCCGATGCGGCTGAAGTGATCGTCAGTGAATTGACCAAGTTCAGCCCGTCACTGGCTGAGCGTGATCGTTGGCTGGTGCTGAACAAGTGCGACCAGATTCTCGAAGAAGAGCACGAGGAGCGGGTCAAGGAAATCGTTGAGCGCCTGGAGTGGACTGGTCCGGTCTATGTGATCTCGGCGATCGCCAAAGAAGGTACCGAGCGTCTGACGCGCGACATCATGCGCTACCTGGAAGATCGTGCCGATCGCCTGGCCAATGACCCGGCCTACCGCGAAGAGCTGGCGGAGCTCGATCAGCGCATCGAAGATGAAGCGCGTGCTCAGTTGCAGGCGCTGGATGATCAGCGCGCTCTGCGTCGCAGTGGCGTGAAGTCGGTCCACGACATCGGCGACGATGATTGGGATGAAGAAGATGTGGATGACGAAGACGGTCCGGAAATCATTTACGTGCGTGACTGA
- the rpmA gene encoding 50S ribosomal protein L27 — MAHKKAGGSTRNGRDSEAKRLGVKMYGGQKIIPGNIIVRQRGTQFHAGYGVGMGKDHTLFAKIEGVIKFEVKGAFNRRYVSVVAA, encoded by the coding sequence ATGGCACACAAAAAAGCTGGTGGTAGTACCCGTAACGGTCGCGACTCAGAAGCCAAACGCCTTGGCGTGAAGATGTATGGCGGCCAGAAAATCATTCCGGGCAACATCATCGTGCGTCAGCGCGGCACCCAATTCCACGCTGGCTACGGCGTTGGCATGGGTAAGGATCACACCCTCTTCGCTAAAATCGAAGGCGTGATCAAGTTCGAAGTAAAGGGCGCGTTCAACCGCCGTTACGTGAGCGTAGTCGCAGCTTAA
- the rplU gene encoding 50S ribosomal protein L21, giving the protein MSYAVIVTGGKQYKVAPGEYLKIEKLEVATGESVTFDRVLLVANGDDVNIGAPVVAGATVVAEVISQGRHDKVRIIKFRRRKHHMKRMGHRQWYTEIKITGIQA; this is encoded by the coding sequence ATGTCGTACGCAGTAATTGTTACTGGTGGCAAGCAATACAAGGTCGCCCCAGGTGAATACCTGAAGATCGAAAAACTGGAAGTCGCTACTGGCGAATCCGTTACCTTTGATCGCGTTCTGTTGGTCGCCAATGGCGATGACGTGAACATCGGCGCTCCAGTTGTTGCTGGCGCTACCGTTGTGGCTGAAGTGATCTCCCAAGGTCGTCACGATAAAGTCCGCATCATCAAGTTCCGTCGTCGTAAGCACCACATGAAGCGTATGGGCCACCGCCAGTGGTACACCGAGATCAAAATCACCGGTATTCAGGCTTAA
- a CDS encoding polyprenyl synthetase family protein: MQPQAFYRAVADDFSAVDGIIKKQLTSRVPLVSKIGDYITSAGGKRLRPLLVLLCGKALGREGDDMRLLAATIEFLHTATLLHDDVVDMSGMRRGRSTANAMWGNAPSVLVGDFLYSRSFEMMVELGSMPVMKILSQATRIIAEGEVLQLSKVRDASTTEETYMEVIRGKTAMLFEASTHSAAALAGATAEQSEALRTFGDHLGVAFQLVDDLLDYRGDAETLGKNVGDDLAEGKPTLPLIYTMREGTPEQAALVRKAIQKGGIEDLESIRAAVEASGSLEYTAQLARDYVARAIKCLDALPASEYRDALVELSEFAVARTH, encoded by the coding sequence ATGCAACCCCAAGCTTTCTACCGCGCGGTGGCGGACGATTTTAGCGCCGTCGACGGCATCATCAAGAAGCAGCTGACTTCCCGAGTGCCGCTGGTATCGAAAATCGGCGACTACATCACTTCGGCTGGCGGCAAGCGCCTGCGTCCGTTACTCGTGCTGCTATGCGGCAAGGCCCTGGGTCGCGAAGGCGACGACATGCGCCTGCTGGCCGCCACTATCGAGTTCCTGCACACCGCTACCCTGCTGCATGACGACGTGGTCGACATGTCGGGCATGCGCCGTGGCCGCTCGACGGCCAACGCCATGTGGGGCAACGCCCCAAGCGTGCTGGTAGGTGACTTCCTCTACTCGCGCTCGTTCGAGATGATGGTTGAACTGGGCTCGATGCCGGTGATGAAGATTCTCTCGCAAGCCACGCGGATCATTGCTGAAGGCGAAGTACTGCAACTGTCCAAGGTTCGCGACGCCAGCACCACCGAAGAAACCTATATGGAAGTCATCCGCGGCAAAACCGCGATGCTCTTCGAAGCCTCGACCCACAGCGCGGCTGCACTGGCCGGCGCCACCGCCGAGCAGAGCGAAGCCCTGCGCACCTTTGGCGACCACCTGGGCGTCGCGTTCCAACTGGTCGACGACCTGCTGGACTACCGTGGCGACGCTGAAACCCTGGGCAAGAACGTCGGCGACGACCTGGCCGAAGGCAAACCGACCCTGCCACTGATCTACACCATGCGTGAAGGCACACCGGAGCAAGCGGCCCTGGTGCGCAAGGCGATCCAGAAAGGCGGCATCGAAGACCTGGAAAGCATCCGCGCTGCCGTGGAAGCCTCGGGTTCGCTGGAGTACACCGCACAATTGGCCCGTGATTACGTGGCCCGGGCAATCAAGTGCCTGGACGCGCTGCCTGCCAGTGAGTACCGCGATGCCCTGGTCGAACTGAGCGAGTTTGCGGTCGCCCGTACGCACTGA
- a CDS encoding zinc ribbon domain-containing protein YjdM: protein MSTLPPCPKCNSEYTYEDGAQLICPECAHEWSANGEAEAASDETVKKDSVGNVLQDGDTITVIKDLKVKGTSLVVKVGTKVKNIRLCDGDHDIDCKIDGIGPMKLKSEFVRKV from the coding sequence GTGAGCACGTTGCCACCCTGCCCGAAATGCAATTCCGAATACACCTACGAAGACGGCGCCCAGCTGATCTGCCCGGAGTGCGCCCACGAGTGGTCCGCCAACGGCGAAGCCGAGGCGGCGTCCGATGAAACCGTGAAAAAGGATTCGGTCGGCAATGTCCTGCAAGATGGCGACACCATCACTGTGATCAAGGACCTCAAGGTCAAGGGCACTTCGCTGGTGGTCAAGGTCGGCACCAAGGTCAAGAACATCCGTCTGTGCGACGGCGATCACGACATCGACTGCAAGATCGACGGTATCGGCCCGATGAAACTCAAATCCGAGTTCGTCCGCAAAGTCTGA
- a CDS encoding PA4570 family protein codes for MTYLIDAWLDRPHPYLRILHRETGEVCAVLEEEALSELQDQGDLDLNGLSSSEPVVLKELVRNLFLFCYARALRPAHELTHKIEI; via the coding sequence ATGACTTACTTGATCGATGCATGGCTGGACCGCCCGCACCCTTACCTCAGAATCCTGCATCGGGAAACCGGAGAAGTCTGCGCGGTACTGGAGGAAGAAGCCTTGAGTGAACTGCAGGATCAGGGTGACCTGGACCTCAATGGCCTGAGTTCAAGCGAGCCGGTTGTGCTCAAGGAACTAGTGCGCAACCTGTTCCTGTTCTGCTACGCCCGAGCCTTGCGCCCGGCGCACGAGCTGACCCACAAGATCGAAATATGA
- a CDS encoding FKBP-type peptidyl-prolyl cis-trans isomerase, which produces MSEVNLSTDETRVSYGIGRQLGDQLRDNPPPGVSLDAILAGLTDAFAGKESRVSQEAMSASFQVIREIMQAEAAAKAEAAAGAGLAFLAENAKRDGITTLASGLQFEVLTAGEGAKPSREDTVRTHYHGTLIDGTVFDSSYDRGQPAEFPVGGVIAGWTEALQLMNAGSKWRLYVPSELAYGAQGVGSIPPHSVLVFDVELLDVL; this is translated from the coding sequence ATGTCCGAAGTAAATCTGTCCACCGACGAAACCCGCGTCAGCTACGGCATTGGCCGTCAGCTGGGCGACCAACTGCGCGACAACCCGCCACCGGGCGTTAGCCTGGACGCGATCCTGGCCGGTCTGACCGACGCCTTCGCCGGCAAGGAAAGCCGCGTTAGCCAGGAAGCCATGTCCGCCAGCTTCCAGGTCATCCGCGAAATCATGCAAGCCGAAGCGGCCGCCAAAGCCGAAGCGGCTGCCGGTGCAGGCCTGGCATTCCTGGCTGAAAACGCCAAGCGTGACGGCATCACCACTCTGGCTTCCGGCCTGCAATTCGAAGTGCTGACCGCCGGTGAAGGCGCCAAGCCATCGCGTGAAGACACCGTGCGTACTCACTACCACGGCACTCTGATCGACGGCACTGTGTTCGACAGCTCCTACGATCGTGGTCAGCCTGCGGAATTCCCGGTAGGTGGCGTGATCGCCGGCTGGACCGAGGCCCTGCAACTGATGAACGCCGGTAGCAAATGGCGCCTGTACGTGCCGAGCGAACTGGCCTACGGCGCTCAAGGCGTTGGCAGCATCCCGCCGCACAGCGTTCTGGTGTTCGACGTCGAGCTGCTGGACGTTCTGTAA
- a CDS encoding DUF6482 family protein yields MNLQELNAYAIAGKVDELNLISMEGGIYLLEARMHGAAVPLSDAHGQMMKIRSVEHARETLQSFPVLPFNLVHTLVHDEMCGLVQSDEESLKVPIAFRSV; encoded by the coding sequence ATGAATCTGCAAGAGTTGAACGCCTATGCCATCGCCGGGAAGGTCGATGAGCTGAACCTGATTTCCATGGAGGGCGGGATCTACCTGCTTGAGGCGCGCATGCACGGTGCGGCGGTTCCTCTGAGCGATGCCCATGGGCAGATGATGAAAATACGCTCGGTGGAGCATGCAAGGGAAACGCTGCAGAGTTTTCCAGTCCTGCCGTTCAACCTGGTTCACACCCTGGTGCATGACGAGATGTGTGGCCTGGTCCAGAGCGACGAGGAAAGCCTCAAGGTGCCCATCGCTTTTCGTTCGGTCTGA
- a CDS encoding TIGR00645 family protein encodes MERFIENAMYASRWLLAPIYFGLSLGLLALALKFFQEVFHVIPNVFSMAESDLILVLLSLIDMALVGGLLVMVMISGYENFVSQLDIDETKEKLNWLGTMDSSSLKMKVAASIVAISSIHLLRIFMDAKNVDPEHLKWYVIIHMTFVISAFAMGYLDKLTKH; translated from the coding sequence ATGGAACGCTTTATCGAAAACGCAATGTACGCCTCGCGCTGGTTGCTTGCGCCGATCTACTTCGGCCTGTCCCTGGGCCTGCTGGCCCTGGCCCTGAAGTTCTTTCAGGAAGTCTTCCACGTTATCCCCAACGTGTTCTCGATGGCCGAGTCGGACTTGATCCTGGTGCTGTTGTCGCTGATCGACATGGCGCTGGTAGGCGGCCTGCTGGTGATGGTGATGATCTCCGGATACGAGAACTTCGTGTCGCAACTGGACATCGACGAAACCAAGGAGAAGCTCAACTGGCTGGGAACCATGGATTCTTCTTCGCTGAAGATGAAAGTCGCAGCTTCGATCGTGGCGATCTCCTCGATCCACCTGCTGCGCATTTTCATGGACGCCAAGAACGTCGATCCCGAGCATTTGAAGTGGTACGTGATCATTCACATGACCTTCGTCATCTCCGCGTTCGCCATGGGTTACCTGGACAAGCTGACCAAGCACTGA
- a CDS encoding PA4575 family protein, which yields MSRNLCLTRQCLGLVTRIECSVRPLAGDTGMWTLLFAAGMAGEQPSAIKAQGPFHGPFVAESILDTIVESLTMHGYQLADDPQIWSLHLQAQLREINGGRRTPERFDLGPRH from the coding sequence ATGTCGCGCAACCTCTGCCTGACCCGGCAATGTCTGGGCCTGGTTACCCGAATTGAATGCAGCGTGCGTCCGCTCGCCGGCGACACCGGCATGTGGACGCTGCTGTTTGCCGCAGGAATGGCGGGCGAGCAGCCTTCAGCCATCAAGGCTCAGGGCCCGTTTCATGGTCCCTTCGTGGCCGAATCGATCCTCGACACCATTGTTGAGAGCCTGACGATGCATGGCTATCAACTGGCCGATGATCCCCAAATATGGAGCCTTCATCTCCAGGCCCAACTGCGGGAAATCAACGGCGGACGACGCACTCCGGAGCGCTTCGATTTGGGCCCCAGGCACTAG